The Bradyrhizobium barranii subsp. barranii genome segment CGTCGCCCCGGAATGACGGCTGATGGAATGTCTCGTCCCCGCTCATCCTTTAAGCAACTGCACGTCGCAAAGCCGCCGCACAGGGAATAAGCAACCGCCTGTCGCGGACGTAAGCTTCTGACCGTACAGTGAATTCTCTCGCGGCCCGCGCTCCCCCGCTATTGTACACAATGGCACGGCGTTTGCAGAACTCCTGGCAAAGAGAGTTCTCGCGAGGGCGGGCGTCATGTTGAACTCAACCAAGCCGACACTGGGCGTCATCAGCGCCGAGCCCGAGCCGATCAGGCTCGACTGGCCTGCCACCGCGCTTCTCATCATCGACATGCAGCGGGATTTCATGGAGCCGGGCGGCTTCGGCGAGACGCTGGGCAACGATGTCAGCCAGCTCGCGCGCGCGGTGAAGCCGATCGGCGCGGTGCTGAAGGCGGCACGTGACACCGGCATGCTGGTGATCCATACGCGCGAGGGGCATTTGCCCGATCTGTCCGACGCGCCGTCGGCGAAAGTCGAGCGCGGCGCGCCGTCCTTGCGCATCGGCGATCCCGGCCCGATGGGGCGCATTCTCATTCGCGGCGAGGCCGGCCACGACATCATTCCCGAGCTTTATCCGCTCGACAGCGAAGTCGTGATCGACAAGCCCGGCAAGGGCGCGTTCTACGCCACTGAGCTCACCGACGTGCTGGAGAAATACGGCATCGAGAACTTGCTCGTATGCGGCGTCACGACTGAGGTGTGCGTCAACACCACCGTGCGCGAGGCCAATGACCGTGGCTATCGCTGCGTCGTCATCTCGGACGGCTGCGCGTCCTACTTCCCCGAGTTTCACGAGATGGGCCTGAAGATGATCAAGGCCCAGGGCGGCATCTTCGGCTGGGTCGCGGACTCAGCCGCAGTCTTGGAGGCAATGAAGACTTCGACCACACAGGGGTAGCAATGAGCACATTGACAGGGACGGCCGGCAGATCTGATCTGAACAAGTCCGAGTTCAAGCCGGCACTATGGACATCGGGCGACTGGAACGCGTTCTTCGGCTTCGGCACCAACATCCTCGTCAACATGCTGGTGCTCACGGGCCTGCTGCGCTTCGTCCTGAAGATGCCTGATAGTCTCGTGTTCGGCCGCATCCTGCCCGCGCTCGGGCTGATGATGTGCCTCTCCACCTTCTACTACGCTTACCTCGCCTATCGCCTCGCGCAGAGGACCGGCCGCAACGATGTCTGCGCACTGCCGTCGGGCGTCAGCGTGCCGCACATGTTCATCGTCACCTTCGTGATCATGCTGCCGATCACGATCAAGACCGGTGATCCGCTCAAGGGCTGGTCGGCTGGCCTCGTCTGGGTGTTCTTCCAGAGCTTCATCCTGATGATCGGCGGCTTCATCGCGCCGTTCATCCGCAGGATCACGCCGCGTGCGGCGCTGCTCGGCACGCTCGCCGGCGTCTCCATCACCTTCATCTCGATGCGTCCTGCGTTAGAGATGTACATGACGCCGCAGATCGGCCTGGTCTGCTTCGCCATCATCCTGGTGAGCTGGTTCGGCGGCGTGAAATACTGGCGCGGCATCCCTGCCGGTCTCGTCGCGATCGCGGTCGGCATGGTCATCGCCTGGGGCTCGAACCTGTTCGGGCTCGGCCTCGGTGGGTTGAGCATCGCGGGCGTCGGCGCTGCCTTTGCCAATTTCGGCTTCTCGGTGCCGATCCCGGCCGTGGGCTACGTCTTCTCCGGCTTCGAATTCCTCGGCATCATCCTGGTCACCGCCATTCCGTTCGGCATCTACGACCTCGTCGAGGCCATGGACAATGTCGAGAGTGCGGAAGCGGCCGGTGACGAATATCCGACCACGCGGGTGCTCACCGCCGACGGCGTCGTCAGCCTGATCGGCTGCCTGATGGGCAACCCCTTCATCAACGCCGTCTATATCGGTCATCCCGGCTGGAAGGCGATGGGCGGCCGCATCGGTTACTCGGCGGCGACCGGCATCATGGTGGTGGTGCTGGCCTGGTTCGGCATCATCTCGGTGCTGCTGGCGCTGGTGCCCGTCGTCGCGATCTCGCCGATCCTGCTCTATATCGGCATGCTGATCGGCGCGCAGGCATTCCAGACCACGCCGGTCAAGCACGCGCCCGCGATCGTGCTGGCGCTGACGCCGCATCTTGCCGCCTGGGCCAAGCTCCAGATCGACACCATGCTCGGCTCGACCATGATGGCGGCGACCTCTGTCGGCGGTCTTGCCGCCGACAAGGCCGACGCGGTCAAGGCCGCCGCGATCGCCGCGCTGCCACAGCAGGGCGTGTTCTATCATGGCTTGGAGGTGATGGGCGGCGGCTCCATCCTCGGCGGCCTCATCCTCGGCGCGATCGGCGTCTTCATCATCGAGCGCGACTTCGAGAAGGCCTCGGCCTTCGCGCTGGTTGGTGCCGTGCTCACTTACTTCGGCTTCATGCATGGCGAAGCCGTCGGCATCGGCGGCGGCTTCGGCGTCACGCCCGCGGTGGCGTTCGCCTACGCGGTGATGGCGGCGGGACTGTTTTCCGCCAGCAAGCTCGGCGCCACCGAGCATTATGCCACCCATCCGGAGATGCACGCCGCGCCTGCGGAGTAGGCATCGGCCAGTATTGATCGCCGCCGGGTGACACCATGTCGCCCGGCGGCGTTTTTTCAGGCGACGCCCAGATCGGACAGGATATCGGCCCCGGCACGAACCTCGTGACTGGATCCCCGGAAATCCTCGCCAACGGGCTCGCAGGCGCCACCCAGATGCCGTGCAAAGAACGCCTCGGCAATTGCGAGATAGGAGAGCTGGTTCGGCGGCCTCTGGAATCCGTGCCCCTCATCGGGATAGACGATGTAGGTCACGGGAATGCCTTTCGCCTGCATAGCCGCTGCGATGGTGTCGCTTTCCGCGATCTTGCAGCGAACGTCGTTGGCGCCATGAAAGATCAGCATGGGCTTCTTGATGTTGTCGACCTTGTTGATCGGTGAACGTTCGGCGAGCAGCTTGCGGCCTTCCTCGGTGCGGGGATCGCCGTAGCTGCGATACATGAATTCCGCAAAGCCGGCCCAATAGGGTGGCATCGACTCCAGCAGGGTTTGCAGGTTGGAGATGCCGACGACCGGCACGGAACAGCAGAAGACGTCCGGCGTGAAGGTTGCGCCGACGAACGAGGCCAGGCCGCCGTAGGACAGGCCGAAAATCGCGACTTTGTCCTTTTGCGCGATGCCTTCGGCGATCGCCCAATCGACCATGTCGATGAGATCGTCGTGCATCTTTCGCGCATGCTCTTTCTCGCTCGCCGCGACAAACGCCTTGCCGAAGCCCGTCGATCCCCGATAGTTGACCGAAAGCACGGCGTAGCCGCGATCGGCCAGCCATTGGTGATCCCTGCAATAGCCGTAGATATCCCGTCCCCACGGACCGCCGTGGACGATGAGGACCATCGGCAGCGGCCGAGGCGGGCGATCGCCATCGATGTCGGCGGGCAGCGTGAGGTACGAGACGAGGGGCAGGCCGTCGCGCGATTTGCCTTGCACTTCCTGCATCGAAGCGAGGCGGTAGGGCTTCAGCTCGGGGCGCGCCGAAAACAGCTCGGTGATGGTCTGCTTGTCGCGGTCAAGGAGATGATATGTGATGGGTTGATCCGGCGCGTGGCTCGCCACGACCCATCGGCGGCCATCGTCGCTTTGGCTCTCCACATAAAACGCGTGGTCGCGTAGTCGCGCCTTGATCAGATCAAGCTCGGCCGCAATCGCAGGCGTCAAAGCCGTCCATTCCTGCCGACCGGGATCGATGCAGACCGCTTCGGGTTCGAGTGTCCGGGTGTTGAATATGGCTCCCGTCACATCGGCGCGGTCGCTTGCGAACAAGACACGTTCGTCACCCGTGGACCAGTTGATGCTTAGCAGGGCCGACTTGTCGTGCGTGACGCTCGAAGTCATATGGAGGTAGTTGCCCTCCGCGTCGAAATTCCAGGGCCGGGTGCTGATGTAGGCCTCGTATGAGGTATCGCGCCAATGCGTGACCTCGCCGTCGTCAATACGCCAGAGCCGTGTGCCTCCGTCAGGCGCGTTGCTGTGCGCGTAGCGCGGCTTCAACTGCCAGTCGAGCCCGACGTAGTGGAACTCCTGGCGATTTTCCCAAACCAGGCTGCGTTCGCCGGTTGCGAGGTCGAGCACGTAGACATCGTGCCAGCGCGGGTCGCGATCGTTGAGGCTGACTGCAATCTTGTCGGGAACCATGTGCGACCAGTGCGTCGGCATCGCTCGGACATTGGCAAAGGGCGTGAGATCCCGGAGCTCTGAACTGCGGGGATCGACGACGAACAGGCGCAGATTCTCATCGCCGTTCTCGTCGTTGAGAAACATGATGTAGCGGCCGTCCGGGCTCCAACTCTGCCAGTTGATTGGTCGGCCCGTGGTGCGTGTTACGGGCTGGCCCGCCGCAATGCTGTCGACCGGAGAAACCCAGACGTTCAGAACGTCATCGACAGGGGCGAGCCAGGACAGCCATTGCCCATCTGGTGACAACTTGGTGCCGACGTAGGTCGGATTGCCAAACAGTTTTCGGCGCGGAATCAGAGGGCGAGCTGACATGTGGCGTCTCGTACGCAGGCGCGACTTCCATCACGCATCGTAGTGCTACGACATGTAGCATATACACGCGAAAACCTTGCGTCAACTCCAAGTAGAGCGCGTGCTCGTGGCGCGGGAAGCGCGCAAGAGTGCGCTCCCCAGAGGATTGAGATTGGCGCAGCTACCCGCCCTTGACGGCGCCCGCAGTGAGCCCCGCCACGATCTGTCGCTGGGCGAACACCGTGAGCAGCAGCACCGGGAGAGTGACGATTAGCGCGGCGGCGGCCAGGGGTCCCCAGCTCAACTGGTCGAACGAGATCATGTTGTAGACGGCGACGGGCAGGGTGCGCGTCTCGCGTCCAGCCAGCACGATGCCGAACACAAAATTGTTCCAGGAGAAGATCACGGCGAGGATGAAGGCGACCGCGATCCCGGGCTTGGCGATCGGCAGGGCGACATGGCGAAAGACCTGCCAGCGCGTGGCGCCGTCAATGAGGGCGGCTTCCTCCAGCTCCAGCGGCGTGGTCTCGAAATAGCCGATCATGATCCAGATCACGATCGGCACCGTCACGACGAGATGGATGATGATCTGCGGCACCAGCGTTCCGAGCAATCCCAGCCATTGGAACAGCAGGAACAGCGGGATCAAATAGGACAAGCCGGGCGTGATGCGCGCGATCAGGATCACGATCGCGGATTTGTGCGCGGCCATGCGCGCGATGCCGTAGCCGGCGGGAACGCCGACGAGCAGGGCCAGCGTGGTCGCGCCGCCGGTGACGATCAGGCTGTTGACGAAATAGGTCAGGAAGCGGTTGGAAGCGAGCACGTCGGCATAGTTCTTCCAGGCGATGCGATCGGGGATAAACACCGGCGGGTAGGCGGCATTGTCGACCTCGAACTTGAGCGACAGAGACGCCATCCAGAGGAAGAACAGGATCGCCGGCGACACGATGACGAACACCGACAGCCACAGACCGATCCTGCCAATGACCTGACGTAGGTTGATTTGACTTGGGCTGATTTGACCTGGGTTCATGCGCCGCTCGCAATTTCGGTCCACAGCATGCGCTGGCGGGCATAGAGCATCACGGCCGCCAGGGCGACGATGAGGAGGAAGAACACCACCGCGATCGCCGAGCCGTAGCCGAGGTCGTAATAGGTGAAGGCGACGCTGTAGAGATAGATGTTGATCGTCTCCGACGCCGAGCCCGGTCCTCCCTGCGTGATCGCGAAGATGATGTCGAAACTCTTCACGGCATCGATCATGCGGATCATGCCGGCGATGAACAGGAACGGCATGATCAGCGGCAGCGTGATGAAGCGGAACACCTGCCAGAAGCTGGCGCCGTCGATCTGCGCGCTTTCATAGGGCTCGGTCGGGATGGCGGCGAGGCCGCCGAGCACGATCAGCATGACCAGCGGCGTCCATTGCCAGGTCTCGACCAGCACGAGCGAGGGGATGACGGTCGCGGGGTGGAAGACCCAGAGCTGCGCAGGTATCCCGACCAGCGACAAGAGGTAGTTCAGCACGCCGAGCTGCGGGTGGAACATCATGGTCCAGACCAGCGCGATCGCGACGGGGGTCGCCATCATCGGCATGATGAAAATACCGCGCAGAAAGCCGCGGCCGGCGAATTTCTGGTGAAACACCACGGCTGAGGCCGTGCCGAGGATCAGGGGCAGCGCCACCGACAGCACGGTGTAGACCATGGTATGGCCCACCGCCTCAATGAAGCGCGGATCGCTCGTCAGCCGCAGATAGTTGGAAAACCCGACGAAGGTGGTCGGTGAGCCGACCTTCCACTCGTTCAGGCTCATCCAGATGGTGAAGACCCACGGGAAGATGATGATCGCGAGCACGACGACCAGCGCCGGCACCACGAACGGCCAGTAGGATGGCGGCCGCAACGCCTTCTCCGGCGCGGCATCAGACTGTGCCGCGGCCGGAGTCGATTGTGTCAACGCACTCACGCTTTTTCGCTGCGCTCCAGGATCGGCCGGTACTGATCGTGAGCCTTCTTCAACTCGGTCGCGGGATCGGCGCCCGATAGTGTCGAGGTGAGGGCCGCGCCGACGAGATCGCGGAATTCGGCGACCGGGATCACGACGGGAAGGCCGAGCTTGCTGATCTTGGCGGAATCGATCACCGACTGCAGCCACTCCTTGGGCATCTTCACGCCGTTCTGGACCTCGGGATCGCCGAGGATCGAGTTGCGGAACGGCACGCCGCCGCCGGCCTGCAGCAGCCGCGCGCCCTGCTGCTTCGAGACTGCCCACTGGCAGAGCAGATAGGCGGCTTCCTTGTTC includes the following:
- a CDS encoding cysteine hydrolase family protein, encoding MLNSTKPTLGVISAEPEPIRLDWPATALLIIDMQRDFMEPGGFGETLGNDVSQLARAVKPIGAVLKAARDTGMLVIHTREGHLPDLSDAPSAKVERGAPSLRIGDPGPMGRILIRGEAGHDIIPELYPLDSEVVIDKPGKGAFYATELTDVLEKYGIENLLVCGVTTEVCVNTTVREANDRGYRCVVISDGCASYFPEFHEMGLKMIKAQGGIFGWVADSAAVLEAMKTSTTQG
- a CDS encoding regulator encodes the protein MSTLTGTAGRSDLNKSEFKPALWTSGDWNAFFGFGTNILVNMLVLTGLLRFVLKMPDSLVFGRILPALGLMMCLSTFYYAYLAYRLAQRTGRNDVCALPSGVSVPHMFIVTFVIMLPITIKTGDPLKGWSAGLVWVFFQSFILMIGGFIAPFIRRITPRAALLGTLAGVSITFISMRPALEMYMTPQIGLVCFAIILVSWFGGVKYWRGIPAGLVAIAVGMVIAWGSNLFGLGLGGLSIAGVGAAFANFGFSVPIPAVGYVFSGFEFLGIILVTAIPFGIYDLVEAMDNVESAEAAGDEYPTTRVLTADGVVSLIGCLMGNPFINAVYIGHPGWKAMGGRIGYSAATGIMVVVLAWFGIISVLLALVPVVAISPILLYIGMLIGAQAFQTTPVKHAPAIVLALTPHLAAWAKLQIDTMLGSTMMAATSVGGLAADKADAVKAAAIAALPQQGVFYHGLEVMGGGSILGGLILGAIGVFIIERDFEKASAFALVGAVLTYFGFMHGEAVGIGGGFGVTPAVAFAYAVMAAGLFSASKLGATEHYATHPEMHAAPAE
- a CDS encoding S9 family peptidase, producing MSARPLIPRRKLFGNPTYVGTKLSPDGQWLSWLAPVDDVLNVWVSPVDSIAAGQPVTRTTGRPINWQSWSPDGRYIMFLNDENGDENLRLFVVDPRSSELRDLTPFANVRAMPTHWSHMVPDKIAVSLNDRDPRWHDVYVLDLATGERSLVWENRQEFHYVGLDWQLKPRYAHSNAPDGGTRLWRIDDGEVTHWRDTSYEAYISTRPWNFDAEGNYLHMTSSVTHDKSALLSINWSTGDERVLFASDRADVTGAIFNTRTLEPEAVCIDPGRQEWTALTPAIAAELDLIKARLRDHAFYVESQSDDGRRWVVASHAPDQPITYHLLDRDKQTITELFSARPELKPYRLASMQEVQGKSRDGLPLVSYLTLPADIDGDRPPRPLPMVLIVHGGPWGRDIYGYCRDHQWLADRGYAVLSVNYRGSTGFGKAFVAASEKEHARKMHDDLIDMVDWAIAEGIAQKDKVAIFGLSYGGLASFVGATFTPDVFCCSVPVVGISNLQTLLESMPPYWAGFAEFMYRSYGDPRTEEGRKLLAERSPINKVDNIKKPMLIFHGANDVRCKIAESDTIAAAMQAKGIPVTYIVYPDEGHGFQRPPNQLSYLAIAEAFFARHLGGACEPVGEDFRGSSHEVRAGADILSDLGVA
- a CDS encoding carbohydrate ABC transporter permease, producing the protein MNPGQISPSQINLRQVIGRIGLWLSVFVIVSPAILFFLWMASLSLKFEVDNAAYPPVFIPDRIAWKNYADVLASNRFLTYFVNSLIVTGGATTLALLVGVPAGYGIARMAAHKSAIVILIARITPGLSYLIPLFLLFQWLGLLGTLVPQIIIHLVVTVPIVIWIMIGYFETTPLELEEAALIDGATRWQVFRHVALPIAKPGIAVAFILAVIFSWNNFVFGIVLAGRETRTLPVAVYNMISFDQLSWGPLAAAALIVTLPVLLLTVFAQRQIVAGLTAGAVKGG
- a CDS encoding carbohydrate ABC transporter permease; translation: MSALTQSTPAAAQSDAAPEKALRPPSYWPFVVPALVVVLAIIIFPWVFTIWMSLNEWKVGSPTTFVGFSNYLRLTSDPRFIEAVGHTMVYTVLSVALPLILGTASAVVFHQKFAGRGFLRGIFIMPMMATPVAIALVWTMMFHPQLGVLNYLLSLVGIPAQLWVFHPATVIPSLVLVETWQWTPLVMLIVLGGLAAIPTEPYESAQIDGASFWQVFRFITLPLIMPFLFIAGMIRMIDAVKSFDIIFAITQGGPGSASETINIYLYSVAFTYYDLGYGSAIAVVFFLLIVALAAVMLYARQRMLWTEIASGA